The genomic DNA aagaaggaatgagAAGCTTCTTAGTTTCAAAGTTATTATGTTTCGTTTTCTTATTAGAACATGGTTTTggtaattttacttttaattaagagTTAGGTTGTTTGTAAAGAGATCTATAGATAGGTCTCTAATACATCAATAAGAATCAACTTCCAATATTGACCTAATTCTCTAGCAAGAGACTTGGATTAAAGGAAGCTTAAGCTTTATGCTCCCCTGTTTTCTAGCTAACTAACGACGGTCCTATTACTAAATCTGTAACAAAGGCTAAGGTTCATAACAATTTGATATCAGAGCGGTCTGATTCGATGGAGACTCTGATAACATTGCAACAATTCTCACAAAAGTCTCAAAAGCTTTGGATGAGCACACAACAGAGATGGCGGCCATGAGGAAGGAGTTTAACGAGAATTTGTCTCCGTTATAAGCCACCATCGGTGAACTGCAGGAGACATCAACTGCTCAACAAGAAGCTTTGGAAACAGCTCTAGTTGCACTTGAATCGGTTGCTACGGGAAAGGAGGTAGAACGTAATTCACCTCAGGCTCTGGATGGAAATAGTCACAGAGAACAAGAGAGGGTTAGAGAGAGTACACATGCTGGTGAAACATCAAAAACTGTGAGCTTGGAGGCACTAACGACGGTTGTTCGTCGGTCTCAAGCACTAGGGGAAGAAGGTTATGTTTCCAGGTGAAAAGGCCTTCAAAATTCAAGAAACGAAGGTATAACCAGAGGTGAAAAGAGAAATTCCTATTCCAGTGGACCTTAGCCAGCACGCTCGATGGGTAATGAGAGAGGGCATTGCCGAGCAGatggtggaggagattgggCAGTACGGCAGTATGACCAATTGGAGATGGAACTTACTCTAACTATTGGGAAGGGGGTTTACGAGAACAAGGAGAGGGTGGAAGAGATGATGATTTCCGAGGAGGAAGAAGTGGTGGTTTTACTCTACCAACAACAAAGATAGAGTTTCCACCCTACGATGGAACTACTAACGCGTGGAATGGTTACAAAAGTGTGAGAATTGTTTTGAATATCAACGAATTTATCATAATGATGCTCGGGTTCGACAGGTTATGTTTGTCCTCACAGGTCAAGCATATCACTGGAACAATAACTTGCGAAGGTTGGTTACACATAAGTTCAGTTGGATcgagtttaaaaatatttgtaagagTAGATTCGGAAAACCAGATGCGGTAAACCCAGTTGGCGAATTGTGCAATTTACGACATATTGGAACTGTTGAAGAATATTGCAACCAGTTTGAAGAATGCCTAGGTAGGCAAACAAGGTTGTCAGGAGATCAACAGTTGTGGTAGTTTTGTGCAGGAGTAACGGACTGCTTACGCAAGGAAGTTGAGTATTTGCGGCCTGAGACAATCTTTGAAGCTATGCAGTATGCGAGAGAAAATGAATATAAGATAGCCGGTGATAGATGTGTGCGTACACTTGGAGGACACTCAACTCCCACGACAAGATATGCCATTCTATTTTCTAAGCTTGGAACGACGGGAAGTCTGGTCCCTCAACTTGAGAAAAGCAAAAAGCATACTCCAACCAAACTCAATCCTCCAAAACAGGTTAGGAAGAAGCTTATGCTTTCTGAAATGGCTGAAAGGAAGGCGAGAGGGCTTTGTTTCAACTGCGACGAACTTTATGCACCAGGACATAAATGTCAATCAATTCTATTTCACATTGATCTGGTATGGGATGGGGCAAAATAAGAAGATGAACCTTTAGAAGAAGTAGAGTTGGAGCTCTCAATAAATGCCATGAAAGGTGAACAAACTGAAAGTGCTTTTAAAGTGATCGCAGATATTGCAGGGGTTAGAGGATGAATTTTATGGATACGGGCAGCACTCACAACTTCATCAAGAGTAGTGTGGCTGCAAAGTTGGGAGTTCCAATGATACGAAAGCCTGGAAGGGTAGTTGCTTTGGCTGATGGTGGAAAATGTCCAATGGATGGGTTGTGTAAGGGGTTTCCAATGGAGGTACAGGGATACAAGtttaaaacaaattgttttgCAATTCCATTAAGTGGATTTGACGTGGTCCTTGGTATATGCTGGTTAAATGCCCTTGGTCGAGTTATTTGGGATGGCCCGACAAGGACTATTGAATTTGTTCGTGGGGAAAGGCTTGTTAAATGGTTAAATGCCCTTAGTAATAATCTGATATACGCTATGACATCACATATcataggaggaagaagaaggaatgagAAGCTTCTTAGTTTCAAAgttattatgttttcttttcttattagaacatggttttggtaattttacttttaattaagagTTAGATAGGTTGTAAAGAGATCTATAAATAGGTCTCTAATACACAAATAAAAATCACCTTCCAACATTAACCTAATTCTCTAGCAAGAGACTTGGGTTAAAAGAAGGTTAAACTTTACACTCTCCTATTTTTAGCTAACTAACTATGGGTCCTATTACTAGATATGTAACAAAGGCTAAGGTTCATAACATAATCAATTTGCTCGTAACCTTGCTCAAATGGGTACGAATTATTCTTGTTTTTACGCTGACAGTTTCAATCCTCCAAATTGGATGATAAACAATTTGTATTCTGATTTACCAAGTGAAGAAAATTTCATTTTGtcgaaataataataacaataataatacaccagtaaaaagaaaaatgaaaattcggtgttaataataaattaaacattttagagatttaaaaattataattttatagaataatattatataatgatagatttgtatttgattttcaccaaaatatataaaattaacccACATGTCACCGTGAAACTCATTGTCCTTGGACTCTTTTTAGTTTAGGTCCGAAACGTAAATGAGCCCATGAATAAACTAATTAACCTATATCCAAAGTTCCAAACCCACCGTCATCGTCCTAGTCCTAGTTATTTTTTATCTCTGTTCCGTTTCTTCGGTTTGATTCGCATTTATAAACGTTTTTTATCAGTTCtgtgtcttttcttttgtttctaagtACATTCCTGAATAGCTATGGGAAAGAACAATTTGTAGTTTCCGAATTTGAGCAATATTAAAACGAACAATTTGATAAAATTCATATAGTATAATTActacattaacaaaaatttatgtaTAGAAAATTATCTATTCATCACGTTAAAAATACAGTAGGGACCATACACGGCTtgttaatatgtttaaataacaGCCttactaaaaccaaaaaaaaaaaacaatctaagaagaaataaaaaatcttagtaacaaaaataacattaattcacacaaaatataattttttttttttgggtgagtCAAGGACACCTAGGGTTCCGACCAGGTCCTCCATAGTAAAAATAAGTCCCCCATACATTGTTTTTGCCTTGTCTGATATCATAACAAGCCGGATGATCGGCCAAGACATGGAGATTCTTCAGAGGCAAGAGATTGTTGTCCCAATCAACGACTTGTAAGTTTCTAAAGTAGGCAGCTTTCTCAAATCCTTCATTTGCAAAATGGCCACTTCCCATCTGCGTTCCAGTGTGAGCACCGCTTGATCGGCTGTTCACAACTTCCCCTCCAAATTGTACCATACTTGCATGACTCCTCATGTGGCTAAACAAGAAGGCCGGCCAATATCCCACAAGAAGTCCATTTCCTAGCTCAAGCCACCAGTGACCATGTTTTGGATCCTACATTATGTTAATTGGCAATACCATGGTTAAGTTCAAGGCGAGAAATAAGAGTATAGTATAGATgaaaaaagttttgtaaattgtGAACGCAAGCAGAATCTCTCTATTGGAAATGTTTACACCATGTTTGTGTTTGGCTGTTGcaattatagtttttaaaagtaATGGTTGTCAGTTACTCTGCCAAAAAAATACGTATTACATATACAACCAAACGTAAagacaatcaaacaatcaaagaCTACAAAACCTTTTGTTATTACATCAAAACGTCAATAGATTTAGCTAAACACTAATTATTAATCCGTCATTATATAGTTTCTTATAACCAGCTTCATTTGAGTTGCACCACATAAACTgatgtttcatatttttgagGTCAGCTAAATTTGCGCGTACAGGTTTCTAGTAGATGTACATTAAAGATTTGCTTTTACTACATGTGCAGTGAAAGTTTCCGTCATCAATTTCATATCCTCAAATTTAATGCTCTTTACCAAATCCAacctcttttatttattaacaatgTTTCGAAAAAGCTGAAAgccatctttcttttattagatCAGTTTATGAAATTCGAGGTTGGTTGATTTCTTTATTGTTTCTCCAAGAAGTTATAGTGGCACACGTTGTAATAACTAAGCTCGGGGTGATTTTCATTCGATTCTTTGATGAGTCATATTAGGTCAAATATATGATTACGTGAGTTCTTTTTGTGACATGAGAGCTATGTCTAAGTACAAATTATATCTCACCATAATGATTGGTTTTCAAGTTATTCTTGAGAGAAATAAATTATGTAGGCATAACATTAAATAAAGTCTTACATTTCACTATGGCGTATAACAActatattcatatttatatattcactTTCCATTAATAtctatacacaatttttttttggaataagctTTATCATGTTAATTGTGtcggttgattttttttaaaaatggtacaCATCTGCGTAGCGTATCAAGTGCGTTATTGACTTTACATGTCGGTCTTTTACACtttaaaatgcaatattttgtgTTGGTGGACTTATCTAAAAGAAATCTTAAGTTTGAAGCAATCATATTAATTGCCTAAGCATTAATTACACATAactgtttttaactttttatactAGTGTGTGtgtcagcttcttcttcttaataatctagaaagaaaagaagaacagaACACCTATTAATGCGCTAAATTACACATTCCcattaatttgaaaaatttcgaaGTTTCATCGGTAGATTCATAGACCACATGCACACGTACTAATGATTCCAccataattttcatcaaaaatgctgatatgagtttttgttttatgtggtTTGACCAATATCAAGTACGTACAAATTGTAGTATTTTAAGTTTTCAGGAAATTTGTGTCCTTGTTTATGAATTGAATATGGTATAATATATGGTTAGAAGTGGGGAaataaatggaagaaaaaaagaagactgACCTTCCAAATCATTAAACCGATATCAAACTGTCTTCCATTATAAGAGGACCTCGGGGAAATCGCTGCACCAATTGCAATTTTATTGTTGGTTTGTACGAATCCAGAGCAGAGTAAGTTGTAGCACCCAGTTGCTTGGTATGCATCAGTCTgctttttccaaaattttcaacTCAATTTCTGTTCcatgatattaaaataattattaaaaaaaagttaaaaaaaaagtggagaCTGGTCTTATTACCGTCCAATATGTGAAGAATCTTGGATAATTATCTCCATAAAGCTCAGGACTAACCTGCAAAAAGATCAAAATGCTATGTAATCAGTAACCACCAACCTAATTATTAATTGGACCCTATCTCTATATATCCCCACCACACTTCTTTTTGCTGGTCATTACTGTATAGTACTAGTTGATTTGTCTGCTGGTTCTCTGTTTAGATATTTAGAAGGTTGACTAATTAAGTTCCTGATTGATTCGAAAGctaatctttgtgtttttgtaataCATAAACGTAAACGTCAAACACGAAAAGAATGATGtaaaactattatatttttgtttttatttggcATTTGTGTTTATAATACTAACAAAAAACTATTGTGTTTAATATGATACGCACTTTCTCTATAAAAGCAAAACGAAAATGTAAATAAAGACTCGAAATCTAACTTCTAGCAAGGTTGATTCTCTAGCGATAAAGTATTATTCGGTAAATATTAAACTAGTGATAcgaattaacaaaataattcatTCTTTTTCCAAAAAGCACTTGTAAAATAAactatgttttatattttttttaaaaagattgtaCCTGCCAGCCAGCTTCAATGGTGTTTAGGTCATGACCAAAGGATCCAGAGATGAGCCAAATCTGAGATAAACTGAACTCATAAGCATCGGGCACACGTGGCGCCCAAACGTTGATGCTTGCTTTAGCTCCATAGTATTGTTCTCCGTTTACAAACACTACCGCATGCTGCATGTACGTAAATATAATCTCTATTAATGGTATAAAATaccatatagtatatatactatactaTGCATTTTTACACCTTAAAAGTAACTCTTAAGTTCACACTTTATCTTCAATATCAAGAAATCAGTTGAACGAAGACTCTTTTGTAGTATTTCTCCTTCTCGATcgaatcattttattttatgctttagaTATCTTTTTTTGGAGAATAATATGCTTTAttgaacaacaaccaaaaagtTAAAGTAAAGcataagaaaacattattattctCCCGCATGATCGATTCGTACGATAAGATACgagaggtgaagaagaagttacCTCGTGACCACCTCCGGAGGAATCTCGTCTGATGGGTCTCCTCAGTTTCCGACCAAACCGTCGTAGTGAATTTGCTCTCAAGACATCattctttgttgtttttctcattGGTATTGACCCAACTGGACAGCTTTCACCGGACATACTCCATAACTGATTAAAACTTTCCTCATCTgttgtttcatttcttcttgTTGACAGGTCTGGTGAATCCTGCATGTTTCCATTAATAGAatcacttctttgtttttttctaaagtcATGTATAAAAGAAGTAAAGTGAAAGAGAGATTGATCATTACTAGTGGTTTCTGGCCTTGTAGCTGAGGATGATCAAATGCTGGTTGcaaatgagacaaaacacaTTCTATTACATCTCCATCTGGGCTCTGCAGTTTCACAATAACAAAAATGTTCTCAtcaatgaggaaaaaaaaacaagaaaaacaaattcgaTGAAAGATTATGTTTGGTTACGTGGATTGTTTTGATGGAaggtttgttgattttgttgagaTATGCTTCCACTCTCCTAAGCTTCCGAATCTCTCTATCGGGTCTGAATGAAGTTTGGTTTTTAAGATCATGAATAGCCGATCCGTGTAACAAGTGTAgttgaagagagagaagaagcagaaaccaaataaattttgatgtGATAGTTGAagtagttgaagaagaaaatgaagaagaagaagccataaCTAAAGAATGTGTACGGCTTGTTTGGTAATGAAATGGATAGGTTTATTTGTCTCCTTGTgctttcttgatttgttttagcacacaagaacaaagaagaagtagtagtagtagaagaaggtgGAATATGAGAATGAGAAGTTAGTTTAATCCCAATGTCCTAGACAGAGCAAAACAGagagcaagcaaacaaaaaactactaatgttgttttcactttgattttatttcctcttttttttaggGGGTTTCTTGGGGTTTGTAGAATCTCAcactttatctctctctccctctcttagttttaaaataaatagataaataataaaagagagagaaagaggtgaAGTAAGTGGCTTTGGGGTTGTGTTTCCGACAGAGTCTAAGCTTTGACAGGCACGAATTACCATTCAAGAGAGAGTGCTTAGAAGGTGGCCCTTTTGCTTTTTGCCTTTTCCCACGTTTTTTACCCATAACCTCATGTCCACTTAACCATATTTTTTACTTCACTTAGATGGTGATAAGTTAATACTCCAATGATTATCATCTTACAAACATGACGAGGATGGGACATGAATCTATCTCTATACTAAGAAAGACTAAGGTTCAAGGCTTCAAGCTCTATTTCATCATCTTAACTCTTAAGTATGCTGGAAATTATTGAAGCAGTCTAATAGTAACGCTAGCTATCATGTTATAATTTGAGTTTAGACTCGGTAATATAAGTGATATATAAAAGATGGTTATTGCATTcgttatcaatttttttagttcaaaaagACAATTGAAAACTCATAATTCCGCACATCAGATAGAAGAAAGTGTTCgaacgaaaaaacaaaagtgtaacaaaaaaaaatgtgtgttttggttgttcAAGCCGCTTTACCATAATGTGAGCAAACGTCGATGTACAAATTTGAAATCTGTATTTATGCTTTCAGGCCAGGATTGTacattagtattattttaaagagAAACTTTGGTATATATACTTACAAAAAATAAGTATGTAGAAACGAAGCCGTCTTTAGTGGAAGAACACGTGCTTAGGTAGTAGGGCAGGAGGTTTAATTCAATTTTCTAAATGAAGAGAATGGtgtttttaatatatctaaGCAAATACACTTTCCGAAAAATTATACTAGCacataaaactaaacaaaagctcacattcataattttaattaatactgtATTGTATTTTGTCGACCTAAACACCATGCGTCCATCCCTGTGTACATTTTCAATTAAAACAGTAATTCAATCTGTTTCAGGAACcgaataacacaaaaaaaaaaaaaaaaaaaaaaaatcttggaaaatatgaaatattaacTTACACTTGTGATTAATTAGCTAGCATCTAATCTACTGTAAATAATGGAAACACAACGATATATCCaatgtttcacaaaataaaataaaaatatatatttccaatgttttgacaaaaaaaaacaatatcttcattagtttttcaagattttatagTATCAAAAGCATGCATATACGTGGattagttttttcaaaaaattagaaagccAATATGTCTTGGAAACGGTtgtgaaaatgttcaaaaaaaaaagagcatttttaaaaaggaatatgccaaaaaaaaagtatttctaacaaattctctataaactctataaataaacaaataaacaaactaaACGTTTTTAAGAACCTTGCGACTCCTAGTATGGAGAGAGGGCAAATATCCAAGGCCCTAAACTTTCTATAAAAATTAGAGGCCACATTAGAAAAAATTTAACTTATCTATTTAGTGGGGGTTATTAGTTTaagatttgaaaagagttttaaagactttaaatgttatgtagaatctgttgttattagatcaagattttgttaaactctgttaaaatttagtgttattagtttgtgatttgtaaaaagtcatttaaaatcttaacaaatctgagttattggattcagacttttataaaatcattaaaaattttgtgttattcaattaaaacaaaagagtctaggattgttaatgagttcaattattatgttattggttcatgattttagacactttctttacaaaataaagttatggaaagtatcataaaaatatagggattgtttggaggactttacaagattttagaaaactaatcaacaaaactttttagcaatctttaacaatctttcacttattcatttttaatgattttgttgaactcttcaaaaatcttcataaatctcaaaccaataccaccccctTAGTTAATCTGGTATATATAATGTGGGTTCTTAAGTGAACAATTTCTATTGTggaaaattttcttaattctttaatatgtttcatttttattttgttttgaaaattgccttaataatatcattatttataaattaaggcaaaataaattaagaacaaCTTGATAGTATAATccatgatatttttatttttatctgaaaACGTTATATATTGAGCCAATCCCCTAACAAAGAGTAGAATACCACCACTTAAGTGCAAACATAGAGAAAGACGAAGATGATATTTTTCTTACTCATTGGTGACGTATCTATATTGCTTATGTGAACCACATCACACAACTGGCTGTAATGGAGCACTCAAATCCATTATCTATAACTGTATATAAATTCCCTCCTAACATATTTGGTGCCAACTCTGGGGCGACCAAGATGGCTGAAGATCATTAGGttcctcttttgcttttttgaacttttaataTGGAGACCATGTGCTTGGTCTTTTCTTCAATTATTTCAGTGCTTTagttaaatataatatagaatTGACTAAATTTTATGTCATAGGGTTTCAGTATAAAGTATATGCACATACAGTATCCAAAATGTAATCTAACATGCAAAGCTGTTAGATGAGAACATATAGAAGCAAACTACACTCGGTATATGGTGGTATGGTTAAAGTTCATTTACATTAGCCGACTCGAGCGAGCGGATTCCACGCCTGAGATTGAATTCTCTCGTCCGCAGATCCAAAATTTGAAATACTACTTCCTCtatcaaaaattgaaaatctgTAATTCCGCCagaaaacatttttgaaaaacctTAATGGATTTGAAGTTCGTAAAATTGTtatgaaaaacagaaaaataaaacagaagcATCAGCTTTTTATCCATGAAAAGTGATGACATAATTGAGGAAGGCTTATATATTTGGTGTTGTTGACTGTCACGTGCTTACCGACTACTTTATATTGAACGAACGTATAAAGTCTGCTTTACAATGGTCTGCAAAAGAGAGCAGAGTTTGTTGTTAATCCAAATTGCTTACATAAATTGGTGTCGCTAGCAAAAGGACTaaacatgattttaaaattttaatatactgTTTCTCGTTTTTGTTGTCTTTCCTTTTGGAATGTTTGATCTACCAATGAGGCGGGGTCGATCATCATTAAAGTTACCActaattttattgaatttttgtagcaaataaaaagcataactcttttgtaattattacgcttttggaaaggaaaaaaaaggaactaCAGCATATGTCCTTCCGCTAAATCGTCGGTCAACATTTCCGAAcgagaaatattttaaagattgGCTAATGGAAGATGTTGCTTCAACTCTAATCAAGTAGTTAGAGCACTCAAAtcccaacttttttttctccacTTTTGACAATCTTGGTACCATGTAATTATTAGGTTTTAACAACATATCTCTACACTCCTTTTCAATGTTTTTAGATCCGACTCGGACAATGCCGTGCCTACAATTGTAGAGGCTATgactaaaatttaacatatgGCTTTCTTcttaatgttattttaattttttttttgtcaactattttaacaaattaataaacaaaatataatctAATGTTTTGGTCTTTTGGTAGTAAACTAGTaactaaacaaatatttattgaGAAAATAGttgctaaaaataataaaaagaaaaacttatcaTTATGAAGGCCTTATCTAGCTAAGAGCATCATTACTTGCGGTGTGATAAACTAGCTAGTTGGGCTGAAGAACATATGTTCTAAAGGTTTTCTTCGAAGGATTTTCTTAAATTGAGAGGTATATATATTGCAATTTTTTGTCATCTCTAACACTATAAAATATGATATGGAGGAATTAAGCTGTTTTCGATCTCTAGAGTGTAATTTTTAGTCAAACCAAGCACCCACAAACATTAATTAGAGAAATTgaattttgcttttttaataatctaaagGGAGACAACATTCACGTTTGCACtggaacgaaaaaaaaaatcttctagtttcaaatcaccaaaattaataaacaaaatataatctAATGTTTTGGGCTTGATCATATGGTCTTGGACTTGGTAATTTATCATTTACCTCTGTCAGTTAGAATTTTTCTATGAACTTTTCGTGTAGAGGAACTTGAATACAAATCTGATACCTTGGTATTTTAACGgttttaaacatttatttttgaccatttttctttgtgattttcatttaatttaggtttgttttgtgtgtctttcagatcattgtattttaaaatagaggAGACACATTTggatgcaaaaaaagaaaaatggtgaTGTATAACTATTATCCCAAATTGGCAAAGTGCCTTAAAGATTGATTCAGATTAAGGCCTTAGCATACTCATGATTTAATTGTGTTTGTTGGTAGTTTATCAAACACAAATGAAGACAGTAGCTGCAATTCATTCCAAAAATAGGAGTGAGAATTGAGAGTCGATTCTCAAATAAAAACTTTTGAGAACCCCATGAAAGACTACATATACACATGTGGCAACatatgattagtttaaatttttatttttattttaaattttaaataaataactaaactaaacaattaatataaaatagtatatttgaGAGACTGTGTGAGTCTCTCCCCActgaaatattttgttatgtgcCAAgttataaaaatctatattattgATTGGGTGCCAAGTTAATGGTGTTTAAGGTAATTAATCTACCATGATTGGTAGAAAGTAGAAATGAAACGACAATGCccaataattaatttattcctTTTTGCAATAGTTCTTCTtttgccacaaaaaaaaaaactatataaatcttgttagaaaataattttctatttcttttaatgaaataaatattctTTCGTTAACATTTAACACCAACAAAGG from Camelina sativa cultivar DH55 chromosome 2, Cs, whole genome shotgun sequence includes the following:
- the LOC104724779 gene encoding uncharacterized protein LOC104724779, which codes for MASSSSFSSSTTSTITSKFIWFLLLLSLQLHLLHGSAIHDLKNQTSFRPDREIRKLRRVEAYLNKINKPSIKTIHSPDGDVIECVLSHLQPAFDHPQLQGQKPLDSPDLSTRRNETTDEESFNQLWSMSGESCPVGSIPMRKTTKNDVLRANSLRRFGRKLRRPIRRDSSGGGHEHAVVFVNGEQYYGAKASINVWAPRVPDAYEFSLSQIWLISGSFGHDLNTIEAGWQVSPELYGDNYPRFFTYWTTDAYQATGCYNLLCSGFVQTNNKIAIGAAISPRSSYNGRQFDIGLMIWKDPKHGHWWLELGNGLLVGYWPAFLFSHMRSHASMVQFGGEVVNSRSSGAHTGTQMGSGHFANEGFEKAAYFRNLQVVDWDNNLLPLKNLHVLADHPACYDIRQGKNNVWGTYFYYGGPGRNPRCP